A genomic segment from Actinomycetota bacterium encodes:
- a CDS encoding proteasome activator codes for MSDSPPEPEHPLLLVPGGAPPEGEGGSEGAVSSPAKVLRIGAMTKQLLDEVRRAPLDEAGRGRLREIYETSVRELGAVLSGDLGEELARLTSPFDSDTPSEAELRVAQAQLVGWLEGLFHGIQATLFTQQMVAQQQLEEMRRRGLPPGPAPMGPDQPSPRPGTYL; via the coding sequence ATGAGCGACAGCCCCCCCGAGCCCGAACACCCGTTGCTGCTGGTCCCCGGCGGGGCCCCGCCCGAGGGCGAGGGAGGCTCGGAGGGGGCGGTCAGCTCGCCGGCCAAGGTGCTGCGTATCGGGGCCATGACCAAGCAACTGCTCGACGAGGTGCGCCGCGCCCCCCTCGACGAGGCCGGCCGGGGCCGGTTACGGGAGATCTACGAGACCTCGGTGCGGGAACTGGGCGCCGTCCTCTCCGGCGACCTGGGCGAGGAGCTGGCCCGCCTGACCTCGCCCTTCGACAGCGACACGCCCAGCGAGGCTGAGCTGCGGGTGGCCCAGGCCCAGCTCGTGGGGTGGTTGGAGGGGCTGTTCCACGGCATCCAGGCCACCCTGTTCACCCAGCAGATGGTGGCCCAGCAGCAGCTCGAGGAGATGCGCCGCCGGGGCCTGCCCCCCGGCCCTGCGCCCATGGGCCCCGACCAGCCCTCTCCCCGCCCGGGGACCTACCTGTAG
- a CDS encoding alkaline phosphatase family protein, whose product MAEGPVLPDYGGACVANVVPALLGRRHDLPPWAPAPLAGAAQAVLLVVDGLGWEQLQERRHLAPNLCAMEGGPITTVVPSTTATALTSLTTGRAPAQHGIVGYRLLAGPGQVLNVLRWTTPEGDCRVSIAPERMQPLEPFLGAKPPVVTKAEFAGTGFTRAHLAGSELRGWRYPSTLVAHVADLVRDGQNFVYAYYPGLDTVAHEHGLGHIYEAELAAVDRLVGDLLAAVGAGTVVAVVSDHGQVEVGERVVPVHPEVSALTASLSGEGRFRWFHAWPGQADALRAAAALHHGDLAWAVSRAEVVAGGWMGGPLAPDVAARLGDVALVARAPVAFVDPADRGPFELVCRHGSLTSAEMWVPFVAARA is encoded by the coding sequence ATGGCCGAGGGACCGGTCCTGCCCGATTACGGCGGAGCGTGCGTGGCCAACGTGGTCCCGGCCCTACTGGGCCGCCGCCACGACCTGCCGCCCTGGGCCCCGGCCCCGCTGGCCGGGGCCGCCCAGGCCGTGCTGCTGGTCGTCGACGGGCTGGGCTGGGAGCAGCTCCAGGAGCGGCGCCACCTGGCCCCCAACCTGTGCGCCATGGAGGGCGGGCCCATAACCACCGTCGTCCCCAGCACCACGGCCACCGCCCTCACGTCGCTGACCACGGGCCGGGCCCCGGCCCAGCACGGGATAGTGGGCTACCGCCTGCTGGCCGGCCCCGGCCAGGTGCTCAACGTCCTGCGCTGGACGACCCCCGAGGGCGACTGCCGGGTGTCGATCGCCCCCGAGCGGATGCAGCCCCTCGAACCGTTCCTGGGGGCCAAGCCGCCGGTGGTGACCAAGGCCGAGTTCGCCGGCACGGGTTTCACCCGTGCCCACCTGGCCGGGAGCGAACTGCGGGGGTGGCGCTACCCGTCCACCCTGGTGGCCCACGTGGCCGACCTGGTGAGGGACGGGCAGAACTTCGTGTACGCCTACTACCCGGGCCTGGACACGGTGGCCCACGAGCACGGGCTGGGCCACATCTACGAAGCCGAACTGGCGGCCGTCGACCGCCTGGTGGGTGACCTCCTGGCCGCCGTCGGTGCCGGGACGGTCGTGGCGGTGGTCTCCGACCACGGTCAGGTCGAGGTGGGGGAGCGGGTCGTGCCCGTGCACCCCGAGGTGTCGGCCCTGACGGCCAGCTTGTCGGGTGAGGGCCGGTTCCGGTGGTTCCACGCCTGGCCCGGCCAGGCCGACGCGTTGCGGGCCGCGGCCGCCCTCCACCACGGCGACCTGGCCTGGGCCGTGAGCCGGGCCGAGGTAGTGGCTGGTGGGTGGATGGGAGGGCCCCTGGCCCCCGACGTGGCCGCCCGCCTGGGCGACGTGGCCCTCGTGGCTCGTGCCCCGGTGGCCTTCGTCGACCCTGCCGACCGGGGCCCGTTCGAGCTCGTCTGCCGCCACGGCTCGCTGACCTCGGCCGAGATGTGGGTGCCGTTCGTGGCGGCACGGGCGTGA
- a CDS encoding Rrf2 family transcriptional regulator, whose product MKVSTRGDYASRALLSLALHGDDPRPTSVRDIAERTGLPQPYLEQILLALKGAGLVRSKRGVGGGYVLARGPAEITLAQIVSAVDGPIVAGDFGEPHQNGACDHEGQCALLAVWSDVSEHMRQHLDSYTLADMVSRARGPRPAPLP is encoded by the coding sequence GTGAAGGTGTCGACACGGGGCGACTATGCAAGCCGCGCCCTGCTGTCGCTGGCCCTGCACGGCGACGACCCCCGGCCCACGTCCGTGCGCGACATCGCCGAGCGCACCGGGCTGCCCCAGCCTTACCTGGAGCAGATCCTGCTGGCCCTCAAGGGTGCCGGGCTGGTCCGTTCCAAGCGGGGTGTGGGCGGTGGGTACGTGCTGGCCCGGGGCCCGGCCGAGATCACCCTGGCCCAGATCGTCAGCGCCGTCGACGGGCCCATCGTGGCCGGCGACTTCGGCGAGCCCCACCAGAACGGGGCCTGCGACCACGAGGGCCAGTGCGCCCTGCTGGCCGTGTGGTCCGACGTCAGCGAGCACATGCGCCAGCACCTCGACTCCTACACCCTGGCCGACATGGTCTCGCGCGCCCGCGGCCCCCGCCCCGCCCCACTTCCCTAG